From the Astyanax mexicanus isolate ESR-SI-001 chromosome 9, AstMex3_surface, whole genome shotgun sequence genome, one window contains:
- the tnni1c gene encoding troponin I, skeletal, slow c: MQDAPSPMSPRPQAKPKSKISASRKLSLKILLLQRAMEDLEQEKTDRDEEKVRYLGEKLPPLQLSGLAMDELQKLCKQLHAKVDAVDEERYDFEAKVVKNNKEIHELKLKVQDLGGKFKKPALRKVRVSADEMMRALLGSKHKGSMDLRANLKSVKKEDIKQEKVLTTEVGDWRKNVEAMSGMEGRKKMFDAAGGQ, from the exons ATGCAGGACGCACCATCACCCATGTCCCCTCGACCCCAGGCTAAG cCCAAGTCTAAGATCTCAGCCTCCAGGAAGCTCTCTCTCAAG ATTCTGCTGCTGCAAAGAGCAATGGAGGATCTGGAGCAGGAGAAAACGGACCGGGATGAAGAGAAGGTGCGCTACCTGGGGGAGAAACTCCCACCTCTACAGCTGTCTGGTCTTGCCATGGACGAATTACAG AAACTTTGCAAACAACTCCACGCTAAAGTCGACGCGGTGGATGAGGAGAGGTACGACTTTGAAGCAAAAGTTGTCAAGAACAACAAAGAA attCACGAGCTGAAGCTAAAAGTGCAGGATCTGGGGGGTAAGTTTAAGAAGCCTGCTCTGAGGAAAGTGCGAGTGTCCGCTGATGAAATGATGAGGGCGCTGCTTGGGTCCAAGCACAAGGGGTCTATGGACCTTCGAGCCAACCTCAAATCAGTAAAGAAAGAGGACATTAAACAAGAGAAG GTTCTAACCACAGAAGTAGGAGACTGGCGTAAGAACGTGGAGGCCATGTCAGGCATGGAGGGCAGGAAGAAGATGTTCGATGCTGCTGGAGGACAGTGA